A region of Thiofilum sp. DNA encodes the following proteins:
- the cls gene encoding cardiolipin synthase, producing MSTPWDHWLGTTIIILDLLIIAVLLPIVIMQRRESGATLAWALAIIFIPIIGLLGFWLFGTTRLYFRKRKRRKVEAELAPDIKRLKLDIQQEAQLIGIPASIVHLAHQLDKIGPSDGNQVQIYREGATTFHAIETAFDEAKHHIHVLYYIWEADATGRRMRDALIRAAQRGVEVRVLVDDVGSRHTRRHFFKPLQQVGGQVGRFLKVNLLSRRININHRNHRKIIVIDGDIAFTGGMNIGNVYAGLAEPWLDLHAQIRGPVAKDLQETFCEDWYHATGENLVKSIYFPVSVLEGAVSAQFLASGPADQGWQAIYTMLFAAMGMATERIWVETPYFVPDRPLMLALQTAALRGVDVRLLLPAKSDHPLVYYAGRSFWDDLLRAGARIFEYYPAMIHAKAVMIDSHFVTLGSTNMDQRSFRLNFEGNLFIYDAPIAAQLRQDFLDLCHQAREVTLKMRARLPLIERFKESITHILAPLL from the coding sequence GTGAGTACGCCTTGGGATCATTGGCTAGGCACAACGATTATTATTTTAGATTTACTGATCATTGCGGTATTGCTGCCGATTGTGATTATGCAGCGCCGCGAATCGGGTGCAACGCTCGCGTGGGCGTTAGCTATTATTTTTATTCCTATCATTGGATTATTAGGCTTTTGGCTGTTTGGTACAACACGTCTGTACTTTAGAAAACGTAAACGTCGTAAGGTAGAAGCCGAACTTGCCCCCGACATCAAGCGCCTCAAATTAGACATACAACAAGAAGCACAACTGATTGGTATTCCCGCATCAATTGTGCATCTAGCTCATCAGCTCGATAAAATTGGTCCCTCTGACGGTAATCAAGTGCAGATTTATCGAGAAGGAGCAACTACCTTTCATGCCATAGAAACCGCTTTTGATGAGGCAAAGCATCATATCCATGTGCTGTATTACATTTGGGAAGCTGATGCTACGGGCAGACGCATGCGCGATGCCCTAATACGTGCCGCTCAACGTGGGGTTGAGGTAAGGGTATTGGTGGATGATGTGGGATCACGCCACACCCGCCGCCACTTTTTTAAACCTTTGCAACAAGTAGGCGGACAAGTAGGACGTTTTTTAAAGGTTAATTTGCTCAGTCGTCGTATCAATATTAATCACCGCAATCATCGCAAAATTATAGTCATTGATGGTGATATTGCCTTCACAGGCGGGATGAATATTGGCAATGTCTATGCGGGACTCGCCGAGCCTTGGCTGGATTTACATGCACAAATTAGAGGCCCTGTGGCTAAAGATTTACAAGAGACTTTTTGTGAGGACTGGTATCACGCTACTGGAGAAAATCTAGTTAAAAGCATTTATTTTCCTGTCTCAGTATTAGAAGGAGCTGTATCAGCGCAATTTTTAGCGAGTGGCCCTGCGGATCAAGGTTGGCAAGCGATTTACACCATGCTGTTTGCGGCTATGGGTATGGCAACCGAGCGTATTTGGGTGGAAACCCCCTATTTCGTCCCTGATCGCCCGTTAATGCTTGCCCTTCAAACGGCAGCCTTACGTGGGGTCGATGTACGCCTGTTATTACCCGCAAAATCAGATCATCCCTTGGTCTATTATGCAGGGCGCTCTTTTTGGGATGATTTATTGCGGGCGGGTGCGCGTATTTTTGAATATTATCCCGCGATGATTCACGCTAAAGCCGTGATGATTGATAGTCATTTTGTGACCTTAGGTTCTACCAATATGGATCAACGTAGTTTTCGCTTAAATTTTGAAGGTAATTTATTTATCTACGACGCGCCTATAGCGGCTCAACTACGCCAAGATTTTTTAGATCTCTGCCATCAAGCGCGTGAAGTAACCCTCAAAATGCGTGCTCGTTTACCCCTAATTGAACGCTTTAAGGAAAGTATCACGCATATTCTTGCCCCTTTACTATAA
- a CDS encoding aspartate aminotransferase family protein produces the protein MHHLTSAELDAHWMPFTANRQFKQDPRLIVKAEGTWLYDHVGRKLFDGLSGLWCCGLGHTRPEISQAVAAQVGTLDYSPGFQVGHALSFQLAKQLTDQAPQGLNHVFFTGSGSESADTSLKIARAYWRVKGQANKTRLIGRIKGYHGVNFGGVSVGGIVGNRKLFGATLETDHLNHTWRAEAAFSKGMPTEGAHFANELEEMIGLHDASNIAAVIVEPIAGSAGVIVPPQGYLKRLRELCTQHNILLIFDEVITGFYRTGEFYGSTTFGVKPDMINLAKGVTNGAIPMGAVIVTDEIYQTFMQQNLPEHVVEFPHGYTYSAHPVACAAGLAAMECYKKDNTRAQVQALAPYFEELIHSLKGLPHLEDIRNFGLAGALQLQARNGDALIRPREVFEYCWDKGAYVRYGGNTIQLAPAFITDKTDLAEMFNILSDALNAVQ, from the coding sequence ATGCACCACCTAACATCAGCTGAACTTGATGCTCATTGGATGCCCTTCACTGCGAATCGTCAGTTCAAACAAGATCCCCGCCTCATAGTCAAAGCCGAGGGCACTTGGCTCTATGATCATGTAGGGCGTAAGTTATTTGATGGTTTATCAGGGCTGTGGTGTTGTGGTTTGGGGCATACGCGTCCAGAAATTAGTCAAGCGGTCGCGGCACAAGTGGGTACATTAGATTATTCGCCGGGCTTTCAGGTGGGGCATGCGTTAAGTTTCCAATTAGCTAAGCAGCTCACCGATCAAGCCCCTCAAGGGTTAAATCATGTGTTTTTCACTGGATCAGGTTCGGAGTCAGCCGATACCTCATTAAAAATCGCTAGAGCCTATTGGCGTGTCAAAGGTCAAGCCAATAAAACCCGTCTCATTGGGCGCATTAAAGGCTATCACGGCGTTAATTTTGGTGGTGTAAGTGTTGGGGGGATTGTCGGCAATCGTAAACTGTTTGGTGCAACCCTAGAAACTGACCACCTCAATCATACATGGCGAGCGGAGGCTGCATTTAGTAAGGGTATGCCTACCGAGGGGGCGCATTTTGCCAATGAATTGGAGGAGATGATTGGCTTACATGACGCCTCTAATATCGCGGCGGTGATTGTAGAGCCGATTGCAGGCTCCGCTGGAGTGATAGTACCGCCTCAAGGTTATTTAAAGCGTCTGCGTGAGCTGTGTACTCAACACAATATCCTATTGATTTTCGACGAAGTGATTACTGGATTTTACCGCACCGGTGAGTTTTATGGTTCGACTACTTTTGGCGTTAAACCCGATATGATCAATCTCGCTAAAGGTGTCACCAATGGCGCGATTCCTATGGGAGCCGTGATTGTCACGGATGAGATTTATCAGACCTTTATGCAGCAAAACCTACCGGAGCATGTGGTGGAATTTCCGCATGGTTATACTTATTCCGCGCATCCAGTGGCGTGTGCAGCGGGCTTAGCAGCAATGGAGTGTTATAAAAAAGATAATACCCGCGCTCAAGTTCAAGCCTTAGCGCCTTATTTTGAAGAACTGATTCATAGTTTAAAAGGCTTGCCGCATTTAGAAGATATTCGTAATTTTGGTTTAGCAGGCGCATTGCAATTACAGGCACGAAACGGTGATGCGCTAATTCGCCCGCGTGAGGTGTTTGAATATTGTTGGGATAAAGGCGCTTATGTGCGTTACGGCGGCAATACTATTCAATTAGCACCTGCCTTTATTACCGATAAAACTGATTTAGCTGAGATGTTTAATATTCTGAGCGATGCTTTAAACGCAGTGCAGTAA
- a CDS encoding YkgJ family cysteine cluster protein translates to MADIERLETWVKYRKGLCDDCRGSCCTMPVEVKVFDLVRLGLVDEFELEEPLKQIAKRLEKQRIIRHFNAKTELFILAQRSNGDCLYLDAQLRRCTVYENRPETCRKHPIVGPKSGYCAYTPQLKV, encoded by the coding sequence ATGGCGGATATTGAGCGTTTAGAAACGTGGGTAAAGTATCGCAAAGGGTTGTGTGATGACTGTAGGGGCAGTTGTTGCACTATGCCTGTTGAGGTCAAGGTGTTTGATTTAGTGCGTCTAGGTTTGGTCGATGAATTTGAGTTAGAAGAGCCTTTGAAACAGATTGCTAAGCGTTTGGAAAAGCAACGTATTATCCGCCATTTTAATGCTAAGACTGAGCTATTTATTTTAGCGCAACGCTCGAATGGCGATTGCCTATATTTAGACGCTCAGTTGCGCCGTTGTACGGTTTATGAAAATCGTCCTGAGACTTGTCGAAAGCATCCTATAGTAGGACCTAAGTCTGGGTATTGTGCCTACACTCCACAGCTCAAGGTCTAG
- a CDS encoding AAA family ATPase codes for MFKRLLLKELGNWLHNPQRKPLILRGARQVGKTTLVSLFAEQFDQFIALNLERLEDRRLFEQNYTIQELVEAIFFLHGKDRQQTNTLLFIDEIQNSSAAVAMLRYFHENYPALPVIAAGSLLESLLDRHISFPVGRVEYLRVHPLTFEEFLMAVEEEQAAALLNQIPLPTFAHDKLLKLFHRYALIGGMPEIVQQYAATRDLTQLRSIYDNLLTAYLDDVEKYSPRDSQTPVIRHVIQAAFREAGNRITLAGFGQSNYGSKEVGEALQVLEKALLLKRCYPVTDTHLPLIPNLKKSPKLQLLDSGLVNYFSGLQTDIFGSKDLNSIYGGRIIEHLVGQELLASHSSLLFQLHFWVREKNQSNAEVDFVVAHGNKVIPIEVKSGATGRLRSLHQFMDQADHGFAVRLYAGKLEVEDTVTVAGKAFKLLNLPYYLGGKIDGYLEWLFR; via the coding sequence GTGTTCAAGCGCTTGTTATTAAAGGAGCTGGGTAATTGGCTTCACAACCCCCAACGCAAGCCGCTAATTCTGCGTGGTGCTAGGCAGGTCGGTAAGACCACTCTTGTTTCTCTGTTTGCCGAACAATTTGATCAATTCATTGCATTGAACTTGGAACGACTCGAGGATAGGAGGTTATTCGAGCAGAACTACACGATTCAGGAATTAGTTGAGGCGATTTTCTTTCTGCATGGCAAAGATCGCCAGCAAACTAATACCTTGCTATTCATCGACGAAATCCAAAATTCATCGGCTGCTGTTGCTATGCTGCGCTATTTTCACGAGAACTATCCCGCATTGCCTGTGATTGCGGCGGGTTCATTACTGGAAAGCTTGTTGGATAGGCATATCAGCTTTCCAGTAGGGCGAGTAGAGTATTTGCGCGTCCATCCACTGACCTTTGAAGAATTCCTAATGGCTGTTGAAGAAGAACAAGCCGCCGCCCTGCTTAACCAGATCCCTTTGCCGACCTTTGCGCATGACAAGTTGCTGAAATTGTTTCACCGTTACGCTCTGATTGGTGGTATGCCGGAGATTGTCCAGCAGTATGCAGCCACGCGTGACCTGACCCAACTACGCTCGATTTACGACAATCTGCTCACTGCCTATCTGGACGATGTTGAAAAATATTCGCCGCGTGATTCACAAACCCCCGTGATTCGTCATGTTATCCAAGCAGCTTTTAGAGAAGCGGGCAATCGCATTACGCTAGCAGGTTTTGGGCAATCTAATTACGGCTCAAAAGAAGTGGGCGAAGCCTTGCAAGTGCTAGAAAAAGCTTTGCTTTTGAAACGCTGCTACCCCGTGACAGATACACATTTGCCACTAATTCCCAATCTGAAAAAATCCCCCAAACTACAATTGTTGGATAGTGGACTCGTCAACTATTTTTCTGGGTTGCAAACGGACATTTTTGGTAGTAAAGACCTAAACAGTATTTATGGTGGGCGAATTATCGAGCATTTAGTGGGGCAGGAGTTATTGGCAAGCCACTCTTCACTATTGTTTCAGTTACATTTTTGGGTGCGCGAGAAAAATCAGTCTAACGCCGAAGTGGATTTTGTAGTGGCACATGGCAATAAGGTCATTCCTATTGAAGTGAAATCGGGTGCAACAGGGCGGCTGCGCTCGCTGCATCAGTTTATGGATCAGGCTGATCATGGTTTTGCAGTACGTTTATACGCAGGGAAGTTGGAGGTGGAGGATACGGTTACAGTGGCGGGAAAGGCATTTAAGCTATTGAACTTACCTTATTATCTGGGTGGGAAGATTGATGGGTATTTGGAGTGGCTGTTCCGGTAA
- a CDS encoding peptidoglycan-binding domain-containing protein has product MVTLTRAEFLQEMANKQINLAEAKREPRLAAFNWTGVDANNNGFISGAEMEPLFKALDRLDNNGDGQSVNLGASTQPTAVGRAMAALRELAKPLPTTPTPTNTAPAPAPSPAPVSLGVLRDTALAKGFPNGLRAEIKRGASGSAVVAVQYALGRLGYLKDLCDGAFGGNTEQALKAFQSQRGLAVTGTVNVQTLKLLDQLVANLDPRTPAAKAPDPLLYLSSFRQLGLPVINIRGTAEIYSWASAEIQAAYGKFVGDYWEVMKRNQVEGDCKNIALFFMDQFRKQLLEDRLIQLPHPVLKTAAAEKRWIVATTDKTQGLFTRADRLQRTTGLRVTRMGYEAILKVQALDPEHSMLYGVNVHYPEVSANQVAKAAVRLFDWNPAYDNRGNSAKPEVPINQLKAGNLIFIDHTGDGSFDHTVTVVKVEKDTLQRTRKLVLAVGSYDDVRDNNAATSVEGVGFSIVNTYSEEVVVTLDTNGQVTSSEVTYSSEPSYLVDTRYSARTTLMEQKAGGKLIVGRWG; this is encoded by the coding sequence ATGGTTACACTCACCCGCGCTGAATTTTTACAAGAAATGGCTAATAAGCAAATCAACCTTGCTGAAGCCAAACGTGAGCCGCGTCTTGCCGCTTTTAACTGGACTGGTGTCGATGCTAATAACAATGGCTTTATTAGCGGGGCTGAAATGGAGCCATTGTTTAAAGCGCTGGATCGCCTTGATAATAATGGTGATGGTCAGTCGGTTAATCTAGGTGCTAGCACTCAACCCACAGCCGTAGGGCGTGCTATGGCAGCCTTGCGTGAGTTAGCTAAACCGCTTCCCACCACTCCCACCCCTACTAACACCGCGCCAGCCCCAGCCCCTAGCCCAGCCCCCGTAAGCCTAGGAGTGTTACGCGATACCGCCCTAGCTAAAGGTTTTCCTAATGGCTTACGTGCTGAAATCAAACGTGGAGCCAGTGGTTCAGCCGTGGTCGCTGTACAATATGCGCTAGGACGCTTAGGGTATCTAAAGGATTTATGTGATGGAGCCTTTGGGGGCAATACCGAGCAAGCCTTAAAAGCGTTCCAAAGCCAGCGCGGGTTAGCGGTTACCGGAACAGTCAATGTTCAAACCTTAAAGCTGCTTGATCAATTAGTAGCTAATCTTGATCCACGTACCCCCGCAGCAAAAGCTCCCGATCCCTTACTTTATCTCTCTTCCTTCCGCCAATTAGGATTACCAGTCATTAATATACGCGGCACTGCGGAGATTTATTCGTGGGCTAGTGCGGAAATTCAAGCCGCTTACGGTAAGTTCGTGGGTGATTATTGGGAAGTGATGAAGCGTAATCAGGTCGAAGGGGACTGTAAAAATATTGCCTTATTTTTTATGGATCAGTTTCGTAAGCAACTATTAGAAGATCGCTTGATTCAGCTCCCTCATCCCGTGTTAAAAACCGCAGCGGCTGAAAAACGTTGGATTGTAGCCACTACAGATAAAACCCAAGGCTTATTTACCCGCGCGGATCGCTTGCAACGTACCACGGGATTACGGGTTACTCGTATGGGCTATGAGGCTATTTTAAAAGTCCAAGCGCTTGATCCAGAGCACTCAATGCTGTATGGCGTGAATGTGCATTACCCTGAAGTGAGCGCTAATCAGGTAGCCAAAGCCGCAGTACGTTTATTTGATTGGAATCCGGCCTATGACAATCGGGGCAATAGTGCCAAACCGGAAGTACCTATTAATCAGTTAAAAGCGGGTAATCTGATTTTCATTGACCATACCGGAGACGGTTCATTTGATCATACCGTGACAGTAGTTAAGGTAGAAAAAGATACCTTACAACGCACACGTAAGCTCGTCTTAGCCGTCGGTTCTTATGATGATGTGCGTGACAATAATGCGGCTACCAGTGTGGAAGGGGTGGGATTTAGTATTGTGAATACTTATTCCGAGGAGGTTGTGGTTACGTTAGATACCAATGGTCAAGTGACCTCTTCTGAAGTGACTTATAGTTCTGAACCTAGTTATTTAGTCGATACCCGTTATAGCGCTCGCACCACTTTAATGGAGCAAAAAGCGGGTGGGAAATTAATTGTGGGGCGTTGGGGCTAA
- a CDS encoding DUF808 domain-containing protein, translating into MAGASLLTLLDDIATIMDDVALMTKVAAKKTAGVLGDDLALNAQQVAGVRADRELPVVWSVALGSLLNKAILVPAALLISYFIPQAITPLLMIGGLYLCYEGVEKLFHSLKDDEAEHAEHLHALVDTKTDMVAFEKDKIKGAIRTDFILSAEIIVIALGTVASMPLTTQILVLTLIALAMTVGVYGLVAGIVKLDDLGLYLNRLGGNSPLKKGLRALGRVLLNAAPYLMKTLSIVGTAAMFMVGGSILMHGLGELVPVVHHTLEHIAQLAATVPSMGSFLGVVTPTLLDTVGGIIAGAMVLVIVTLIRKLLGKSTEQQA; encoded by the coding sequence ATGGCGGGTGCAAGTCTGTTAACGCTCTTAGACGACATTGCCACAATTATGGATGATGTCGCGCTCATGACTAAGGTCGCGGCTAAAAAAACCGCAGGCGTATTAGGCGATGATCTAGCGCTCAATGCGCAGCAAGTTGCGGGCGTGCGGGCAGATCGTGAGCTGCCGGTAGTCTGGTCAGTAGCCTTAGGCTCTTTATTAAATAAAGCGATTTTAGTCCCCGCTGCTTTATTGATTAGTTATTTTATCCCGCAAGCGATTACCCCGCTGTTGATGATTGGTGGTCTTTATCTATGCTACGAAGGGGTAGAAAAACTGTTTCATAGCTTAAAAGATGATGAGGCAGAGCACGCTGAGCATTTACATGCTTTAGTCGATACCAAAACCGATATGGTAGCCTTTGAGAAAGATAAGATAAAAGGCGCTATTCGCACCGATTTTATTTTATCCGCTGAGATTATTGTGATTGCACTCGGTACGGTAGCGAGTATGCCGCTCACTACACAAATTCTAGTCCTGACCTTGATTGCTTTAGCCATGACCGTAGGCGTTTATGGTTTAGTCGCGGGAATTGTTAAACTGGATGATTTAGGCTTGTATCTGAATCGTTTAGGCGGTAATTCCCCATTGAAAAAAGGTTTAAGAGCACTAGGTCGGGTGCTTTTAAATGCAGCCCCCTATTTAATGAAAACCCTCAGTATTGTCGGAACCGCAGCCATGTTTATGGTAGGGGGAAGTATTTTAATGCATGGCTTAGGTGAGCTAGTGCCTGTCGTGCATCATACTTTAGAACATATTGCTCAATTGGCAGCGACTGTACCTAGTATGGGTTCCTTCCTTGGGGTGGTGACTCCCACCTTGCTGGATACGGTTGGTGGTATTATTGCAGGGGCTATGGTGTTAGTGATAGTCACGCTGATCAGGAAGCTCTTGGGTAAATCCACTGAGCAACAGGCTTAA
- the lnt gene encoding apolipoprotein N-acyltransferase — MLLNRSLVPTQMAWWHYVMALVAGLSLVFAFAPFAWRVVAWLAPALLFWLLLTPSTLKQRLFMAWLFGIGVFAGGAHWLYVSLHDYGGANAFLAGLMVGIFVLLMGLYLPVLAGLTHLVRQFPNTLKLLVFFPAFWWLSEWLRGWLLLGGFPWLQLGHAQIDTPLVGFAPLIGSQGISYLVALGAGALVLLVIGTTKTRIAALAMFIGLMVTGYFLKSVPWTTPTGEKLYISLIQGNLSQNEKFIPELRNEHIQKQIDMTMYPEEQSPLETSHIVIWPETALPDYFHNAMDDVVYPLMDATKNTNSDLLIGGFYTDTQNKTYNAIMRIGADERLDVYGKQQLVPFSEYTPLLEYFRWMEKFIRVPFDNLSAWTGGVTMTIAGQVMRLSVCYEDAYGALMLKGLPEATMLVNVSNDGWFKGSIEPAQHAEIARMRAVEAGRYMVRATNTGISQFINPQGYVEAYGAEDTQVVVASYAQPMTGRTPYMLWADYAVLGWILALMAVVYLLRKRWTSL; from the coding sequence ATGCTGTTAAATCGTTCCTTAGTGCCTACTCAAATGGCTTGGTGGCACTATGTCATGGCGCTCGTTGCGGGCTTAAGTTTAGTGTTTGCGTTTGCCCCATTTGCTTGGCGAGTCGTGGCTTGGTTAGCGCCAGCCCTGTTGTTTTGGTTATTGTTAACTCCTAGCACTTTAAAACAGCGCTTATTCATGGCTTGGTTATTTGGTATTGGAGTCTTTGCGGGGGGAGCGCATTGGCTATATGTGAGCCTACACGACTATGGTGGTGCGAATGCTTTTTTAGCGGGGCTAATGGTGGGTATTTTTGTGCTTTTGATGGGACTGTATCTACCTGTGCTAGCAGGATTAACCCATTTAGTCAGGCAGTTTCCCAATACTTTAAAATTATTAGTATTTTTTCCAGCATTTTGGTGGTTAAGTGAATGGTTACGCGGTTGGTTATTACTCGGTGGCTTTCCTTGGTTGCAGTTAGGTCATGCACAAATTGATACGCCACTGGTAGGCTTTGCCCCCCTGATTGGCTCACAAGGAATTAGTTATTTAGTCGCACTAGGGGCTGGAGCTTTAGTCCTATTAGTAATAGGTACGACTAAAACGCGCATTGCGGCGCTGGCTATGTTTATTGGTCTTATGGTGACAGGTTATTTCTTAAAATCAGTACCTTGGACTACGCCGACGGGAGAAAAGCTTTATATCAGTCTTATTCAAGGCAACCTCTCGCAAAACGAAAAGTTTATTCCTGAATTACGCAATGAGCATATTCAAAAACAAATTGATATGACGATGTACCCTGAGGAGCAGTCACCCTTAGAAACCTCGCATATTGTGATTTGGCCAGAAACTGCTTTGCCAGACTATTTCCACAATGCGATGGATGATGTGGTTTATCCTTTGATGGATGCGACCAAAAATACTAATAGTGATTTATTAATTGGGGGCTTTTATACCGATACCCAAAATAAAACCTATAACGCTATCATGCGCATAGGTGCAGACGAGCGCCTTGATGTGTATGGTAAGCAGCAGTTAGTGCCCTTTAGTGAATATACACCGCTACTAGAATACTTCCGTTGGATGGAAAAATTCATTCGGGTCCCCTTTGATAATCTCAGTGCTTGGACAGGGGGCGTGACTATGACTATCGCCGGTCAAGTCATGCGTTTGTCGGTTTGTTATGAGGATGCGTATGGAGCCTTAATGCTTAAGGGTTTGCCAGAAGCAACGATGCTGGTAAATGTGAGTAATGATGGTTGGTTTAAAGGCTCGATTGAGCCAGCCCAGCACGCTGAAATTGCACGTATGCGTGCCGTGGAAGCGGGGCGCTATATGGTCAGAGCAACTAATACCGGTATTAGTCAATTTATTAATCCTCAGGGCTATGTAGAGGCTTATGGGGCAGAAGATACTCAGGTCGTGGTTGCCAGTTATGCCCAACCTATGACCGGACGTACTCCTTATATGTTATGGGCAGATTATGCTGTGCTAGGTTGGATACTGGCATTAATGGCAGTGGTTTACTTATTACGTAAGCGCTGGACTAGCCTATAA